The DNA region CGtgtctcctcgtcctcctccggTGGATTTGTGCGCGCCTAGTCGAGCTGCTTCTGCCTGTCGCCATCGAATCGCCCATACGTTGCCGATGAAAAGCGCAGGTAGGGACACCTTGGGCGCATCGTTTGGCAGCACCCCAACCAGCGGCCAGGTCCGTAGTCCAACCTGATGTTCCCAAGTTTCCCAGCTTAACCCCTTCCTCTGCCACGGCCACCGCGaccgcctcttcctccacgcATACCACGGCCACCGCGACCGCCGCCTCTGGCACCACCACGATCCACTTCCTTGCgggccttgttcttgggcttggaagaGTCGTCGATCAAGAGCGAGTCGAGGGGAAGCGAATCGGGGAGGATGTAATCTTTCGAGCTTGATGTTAGTAATTTGTCCTTTGAATTTTGTATTGGACCGCCAACTACTCACAACGAATGGTGCTTCCGCGCTACAGAACCGGAACAGTCAGTGGCTTGTTCTTTGACGGCGTTTTGATTTCTAGAGCAATACGTACAACATTAAGAGTCTCCAGCTGAATCATTTCTTGCCCGCGAGGCGTCATCTTGACATTTCGGAGCGCCGTGTTCATTTGTGGCGAGACGGAGGCGATAGTTCCAGAGATGATGGTGCCGCTATATACCTTCCCTATTAGCCTTCCGCTGACAATATTCCTTGCAAGAGATTATTTTGTCGTACCCCTTCAGTTCAATCGTCACTGACTCGTTCTGGCATTTCATAAGAAATCTGGCGGCGAGAGTAATCGTTAGCTTTGGGCATTGcgcaaggctgctgctggctggagGGCCTATGCGTACCTGACGAGCTTCATCTTGGCGGTCTCTGAGTATTGTCGAAGTATTAAGATAGAGGGCTCGTGGAAAGCTTGAGGCTGATTTTCGCCGTTGTTTATCGTCTTGTTGGATCGCAATCGTTGGTCTTGCCGGAGATGGTGAATAGTGGAGCTCTCAAGGTTGATGGCAGCGCGACGCGAAATTTGGAGCACGGGGCCGTGCACGTGCTCCCATtccgggttagggttgtttGCAGTGTTGTCAACTGCTGTACCAACACTGCTTTATTAAGGAGTACTATCTCCTGCCGTTCCACATCGTATGCTTTTGAATTCTCCTCCAGTATGCATTGATGTATAGCCAAAATAGGCCCTGAAGCTACCATGGGTAATGTAGTAAGCGCAGATCTAGACTAAGATGAGAGACCACCCCCAGACCAAACTTCGACTATGTACAACTACTTCTCGCTATGCGTCTTGATTGGTGTTTCTCTAAGCTGGTTTAGCTTATGGTACATAGGTGGCTCGCACATTTatttctccttctcgttCTCATTCTCAGAGACCTTCTCCCATTCATCCTCAGTGCTGACGCCGCTTTTAAGTCCCTGGCTAGATCCTGGCTCCTCCGCTGGTACCCTCAGCTTCAACTCGCCCTGGTTTTCTGCTGGCTCGACAACGGTGCTGACCGCCGCTGCTTCCGGTGTTGGCTTCTTCCCTTTGCCTAAGCTCGCCGTTGACTTCGATGCCTCCACCTCGGTCTCGCTGTCGTCGGAGGATGTTGGGATCTGAGCCGCCTTGGCCTTTCGcgccttctcttcctcct from Podospora pseudoanserina strain CBS 124.78 chromosome 1, whole genome shotgun sequence includes:
- the smd1 gene encoding Sm snRNP core protein Smd1 (EggNog:ENOG503P31I; BUSCO:EOG09265FL1; COG:A), giving the protein MKLVRFLMKCQNESVTIELKGGTIISGTIASVSPQMNTALRNVKMTPRGQEMIQLETLNVRGSTIRYYILPDSLPLDSLLIDDSSKPKNKARKEVDRGGARGGGRGGRGMRGGRGGRGGRGRGRG